Genomic DNA from Triticum dicoccoides isolate Atlit2015 ecotype Zavitan chromosome 4B, WEW_v2.0, whole genome shotgun sequence:
TAATTGCTACGCCGTGGATGGAGAGGAAGGAGTCGTGGAGGGGGGGACGATGATGTCGCCGTCGCCCGACGCAAGGTAGGAAGTAGAGAATATATGGACACGCGTGCAGTAGAGGAAGAACAAGGAGCGCCATGGTAACTGATCCTATAATTATCGGCCACAAGcgagtagtgcgcattgatttccaTTAAAGCCCTTAAGCAATGGTGAATTACTCCTCAATCGCCGGgaagtggagttgaatatggcgattGGCTGCCCCCGTCATCGGCTCATCGCCCGAGTCAAGAGGATTTCGCGTGTGTGCTGATTTTTCTCTTAACGGACTAAAAGGCCCAATTGGCCCAATGAATAGCAGACTACCAATTTTGTCATGGGAGCATCGCCCCGGCCCAATAGCGCTCCCCGTGCATCAACCGAAGCCTGGGAGGAATGGAAATAGATCAAACAGCCAGTGGCGCCCGAAAGTCCAGATCCGATGGCCAAAAGTGTTGATGGCCTGAGAGGGTCAGAAAAGTGTGCGGTTGTAATATATCTTAATGTATCATGTATAGTATATATAATATATCTGTGATCATCGCCCGAAGGGATCACgacccgataatatagcatggcacaaggacaagagtgtagggccactgatggagttTTAGCAtatctatactaagcatataggatcagTCTATGCATCATGATTAGGAGCTACCGATAAAGCATTGACTGAACCGactctctaatgcaagaagtagagggaaagaataggcgatatcttaaTGATCAAGGGAGTTTTGCTTGCGTGGAAGCTCTGCGGAGAAGGACggatcgtcgtcgacgtagtcgtacTCAGGGGCAGGGGcactctcggggtctaccgaaagaATAGGAAAGAGGGGGGAAATAGATAAATAACAGAGCAAGCAAATGCAACACAATGCAAGTCATGGCAGTATGTGACAATGATATGCACTAATGCATCCCTAGGCATTTTAAAACAAGAGGGAAATTATCTGGTAATAAATTTCCCAGCTCTAGGTATTTTTCGGTATATTGACCCGGGGTAAAATGTCAACGTTCACTATGTTGGTGTGGCAGGTATGTGGGTGGCATATTCGCATTCGTTATATTTTTCCGAACAACTATCATacataaattattttcatctgacttaccgtttattttatatgattttctaaagttttcatTGAAATTCTGGATTTACTAGATTTAATTTGATTCAAACTTCGATTATATAAtaaatgctatgggtacacagaaagTGTACCAGAGAGTGCAATGTGTGATCGATAGTGGGACTGGTCcaattgactggtcaactgactagtgggtcccatctATCATAGACTGATTGTGTAATTGATTTTTAGTTATTTAGTTAATTTAACAGGTGGACCCACATGTCTTAAACAATGATTAGTTAACTTATATAGACTAATTAGCCGTGGGGGCTAGTGGTAAGTGAAAGTAGGTTAAACTAATTTTGGTTATTGTTTTAACTAGCATAATTATCAAAGGGGGCCCACATGGCAATGGCCATTAGGGTTAACTAACGTGCCTAACATGGGGGTCCCACCTGGCGGTGACCCAGCCGTGCCCAGACACGGTGGCGCACCGGCGGTGGCCATAACAGCGGCGGGGATGGCCCGGCCTTGCTGGAAATTGGCTACAGGTGCCCATTGGGAGCGCGGCGGGCGGTGTTCGGCCACGGGTGTTGAACCGCGCCTAATGGTGACATGAGCTCAGGTTGGGTTGGCCGGGAACGACACCGGCGACGAGCGAAGGCGGAGGCAGAGGCCGGAGCTCAGGGTGAACGACACGTGCATAGGAGCACGAATTCGAGCGAGCTAATGCATTAGATCGGACCTACGGTCGACTGTGAAGCGAGTGGGTGCACGtgtgtgaccatttggtcaccggggtaactgttggggaacgttgcagaaaattaaaatttttcctatggtttcaccaagatccatctatgagttcatctaagcaacgagccatgggagagagattgcatctacataccacttgtagatcgcgtgcggaagcgttcaagggaacggggatgatggagtcgtactcgtcgtgatccaaatcaccgatgaccaagtgccgaacggacaacacctccgcgttcaacacacgtatggagcggatgacgtctcctccttcttgatccagcaagggggaaggagaggttgatgatgatccagcagcacaacagcgtggtggtggatgcagcagaactccggcagggcttcgccaagctgctgcgggaggaggacgaggtgtagcaaggggagggaggcgccaagacatagggtacggctgccctcccccttgccctcctttatataggcccccagggggaggcgccggccctgggagatcccatctcccaaggggggcggcggccaggggggtggagtgtcccccaaggcaagtggggcgccccccacctagggtttccaaccctaggcgcaagggggggcccaggggggcgcaccagcccactaggggttggttcccctcccacttcagcccacggggccctccggaataggtggccccacccggtggacccccgggaccctttcggtggtcccggtacaataccgggtgaccccgaaactttcccatggccgaaacagcacttcctatatataattctttacctccggactatttcggaactcctcgtgacgttcgggatctcatacgggactccgaacaacattcggtttcctgcatactcatattcatacaaccctagcgtcaccgaagcttaagtgtgtagaccctacgggttcgggagacatgcagacatgaccgagatggctctccggtcaataaccaacagcgggatctggatacccatgttggctcccacatgatcctcgatgatctcatcagatgaaccacgatgtcaaggattcaatcaaccccgtatacaattccctttgttaatcggtatgttacatgcccgagactcgatcgtcggtatcccaatacctcgttcagtctcgttaccggcaagtcactttactcgtaccgtaatgcatgataccgtgaccaaacacttggtcactttgagctcattatgatgatgcattaccgagtgggcccagagatacctctccgtcatacggagtgacaaatcccagtctcgatccgtgtcaacccaacagacactttcggagatacctgtagtgcacctttatagtcacccagttacgttgtgacgtttggtacacccaaagcactcctacggtatccgggacttacacgatctcatggtctaaggaagagatacttgacattggaaaagctctagcaaaacgaactacacgatcttgtgctatgcttaggattgggtcttgtccatcacatcattctcctaatgatgtgatcccattgtcaacaacatctaatgtccatagtcaggaaaccatgactatctgttgaccaacgagctagtcaactagaggcttactaggcacgtattgtggtctatgtattcacacgtgtattacgatttccggataatacaattatagcatgaataaaagacaattatcatgaacaaggaaatataataataatccttttattattgcctctagggcatatttccaacagtaacgcCGGCGACAACTTCGGCCATGGCGGTCCTATGGCCTAGAGGACACACGCGAGCTAGAGAAGAGAGGGAAAGGAAGAGGATCTCACTACGTTCCTGTAGGTGTGCACAGTGGGCTccggggaggcttgaaagcaacggATTCCGACGATGGTGACGACGGTGCAGAGAAGGGAGACAGGCTCGATCCCGACGCGATGGTGTGGCTCTGGTCAAACGGATCCATGTAGATGATGCGGAAGACGATGGCGGTCCTCCAGGACATCACCTCATAGCTCGGGGAGCCTCCCGGCCGCGTAGACGACATGTGTGCGGCGATGATTGCGTTCGAGTTTGTGTGGGGGAGGAGGAAAATGACGCAGGGAGGGGAATGGATGTGCTAGGATTCCATGGGGAGAGGGAGGGTGGTCATATCCATCCCGCGGAGACAACAGATGGACGTCGTGTGGCCATTCATGGCATGAGCGAGCGCATGGCCTCCAGCGCGACGCGGGTGAACATGAGGTTGAAGGGGACCGGTTGTTGGGCTGGGCCGGTTCCTGTAGCGAGCAGGCCTAAGTGCATAGTGTtttgattatatttttctttttctttttctgtcttaCAATTTAGCTACCGTTTTATATTTATTTTGTTACCAAATAAATTTCATTGTATATGAAATCTTGCACATAAACACTAGGCCACATATTGAATAGGCAGAACAATTTCAATTTATTTTGAAGTATTCAACTATTTGTTTATTTTGAAATAGCTCAATTTAATATTGTTGATTAagggcatttaaaaattcaaatgatGTTGGTTTCTACATTAAGATTACTTAGTAAATATTTGCAATCTAACCTACATTTTTATTCTAATGTTTGAAGAATTAATAATTTGATTTGTtatttgaattgaatttgactatgATTTTTATCAAGGGGAAATTTGGCTTagtaaaacatgatgacatggcatcactaGCATGAGTTACTGTAGCTAATCATTAGGGGTGTTACACGCGCGCAACCCGTCCATGGGATGCCAATAGGTGGTGCACATGAGGATAGATTTGCCCAGGTTCACGCCCTCGGATCAAGGTAATACCCTTCTTCCTACTTGTCCGTATTGATGGATTTAGCCTTGTATGATAACTACGATATGTGTGCGTACAAGGTGTATACCAGGAAGTATTGTGGTTTAGATTGAAGGTGTTGATTGATGAGTCCATGACACACCTTGTATACTCGGTCGTGGCTAGGGTTACAAGAGTCTGGAATCGTTTGATACATTCCTATTACAGAAGACCTACGCTAGATGGCACGTAGAGTCCTTGTCTTATGCTCCAAGGTGGTGATGCGCCCTGTATCGCCGAAGGACTCTAAGGAGCATGCGTATGCCATCCTATGGTCGTTGTGCCTTTTATGTCCTTCGTGGCTATATCCAGGAGCATGTCATCGTCAGGTACGCGTATGTAGTCGTACCCAGGATGTAGCCTAGTTCGGTGAACCTTGTTAACTAATCTCGATCGTGTGCCCTCCCCTCATATGATTGCTTGGTTCTCTTAGATCTTACGTGCCTTAGATTGTTCTACCATTTTACAAAGTTGGAAATTGCCTTTTTTACACAGGGATGTTTTATCAAAATTTATGCACGCAAAAGAAGTAGAAAAAGAAAGAAATCCACTTTCAAACTACTGCAAATCCCAGACCTCCCGTGGGTTTATTGGTGCCATTGCCATTGCTCCAATCCCTCCTTCTTTTGGAAGATTGTAAGCACAACTCTCTCTCCCCCCTATAAAATATCTTCTTTTGTCTTCACAAACAATGGTCAATCCACCTTCTTCTGCCATGATAGGTGGATCCACCACCTATCCATCTCtcctagcccccccccccacctataCTCACACTCCACCAATCCCACCATTTTAGTGTTGCAAGTCTTGCAGAACGGGTTGCTAACTAACTTGTGACATCGCCTTACCACAGTTGTTTCTGCTGagcttgttgtttgttgttgtctTTGTTGCAGGATTTCACCGACGACAAGTACCGTTTTCATGGACTCCCATTCTCCACCAAGAATTCCTATCATCTCCGTATCGGACTGCCCGACCGCAACACCAACACCCTCCTATTTGGGTTCCCGCGTCCCCATTAGGGTCAAGGTCTTCGACTGGCTACTCTTTAAGGACCGCCTCAACTCCAAAGCAAACCTCTTCCGCAAGATCATCGTCCCCGACACCATTTGTATCAGGTGTCGTGCACTCTTGGAGGATGCGGCCCGCATCTTCCTCACCTGCCCTAACTTCGTGCAAGTTTGGGCCGCTCTACAACTCACCACGCCCGCCTCCATCAACGATATTTGGGAGATTACAATTACACTCAGTCTCGATAACAACATTTGTCCATCGGTTActctatccgttctttgtaagaTTTAGTGTAAGATTTAGGATTCCAAATACTCTTGGGTGTTTTGTAGCGACTAGCGAGGCTATTCCACACATGTAACCGTTCAAAGCATTGTACATGACTTCAGACTCTGAATTGCTAGATTTAGAGGGGAAAACCACAAGGTCACGCCAATATCTTTCCTCGCGCCCTAGCGCCAACTTGCCTTCTCTTTTTTACTTCATTTAGGTGGGGGCCTCCCCCATTTTTTTTAAAATCGATACAGACACATATACGCACATACATTCACCACTATGAGCGCACACACGCACGAGAcgaagccgacatatcatcttgagattttacgaagtcgccGTATACGTCTCGTAGTCgacgggaatgtctcctcccattgaacatgtatcgccggaaattctgaaataaatccagaataaatgcgagcaccaggacttgaatctTGATGGGCTGAAATACCACTATCCACCTAACTATCCAACCACATGTTTGTTGACAGTGCCTCCCCCATTATTAGAAGAAAAAAAACGCACCACGTGAATACGAGAGGGCGAGAGTGGCAAAGGGCGCAAGGCTCGTTTGCTTTTCCCTACACCCAAAACCCCAATTTCCTCCCACCAGAGCACAAAGAAAGAAATGAATCAATTCGCCCCTCAGCAATCATCGCTCGCCATGGACTCAGGGGAGAGCTCCGCCGCCTCCAACGCCGCCCACGCGGCAATGGCCGTCGACTACGCCCCCGAGGTCGCCGGCTGCGTTTCGTCCATGGTCGACCTCGGCGGCGCCGCCGGCGTGGAGAGCCAGCGCCTGTTCCTGGCGCGCCGCACGGCGCTGGAGATGCTGCGGGACCGCGGGTACAGCGTACCGGAGGACGAGATCGCCCGCACCCTCCCGGAGTTCCGCGCGTGGTGGTCCGAGACGCCCGAGATCGAGCGCCTCTCCTTTTCCACAACCCTCGCCTCCGACGAGTCCAACAAGGTGCCCCTTTTTCCCATTCCCTTCCGTATTTTTGCGAGGGAGGAGCTGATCCACTCTAGCAACGTGATTAACACAGGTGCGAATTGTGTTCTGCCCACCTGAGCCCGTCAAAATCGCAGCTATCCGGGAGGTGTATGTCCGAATCAAAGAAGAGAACTTGTCTTGCCTGATTCTGATTTTGCAGAGCAAAATAACAGCTAGAGCTAGGGAGTCTATCAAGGAGATGTTCAAATTCAAAGTAGATGTATTCCAGGTTAGTTTCCTCTAATCTGTTGGTGGCCTGTTCTAAATTTGGAACACTGTATTCCAAAATTCACATTCTGCAAGCAAAGATAATGGCAATTTGTGTTGTAGCTTGTAAGTACAATGCCATACCATTAGGATAGGTAGGTAACTTGTTACTACAGTGGCATGAGTGTTAATTCGGTGTTATCCTGACcatagtggtgtaccaaggccagctCTATAACTTGGCCCTTAAGGCATATATATGTATGTGCATGTAGGTATATATACATGTCTATTTTCATTTGCAAAGTATTAAGAGTTATACTTCAACCACACATTCTTACGGCGGAAAGAAGCCATGAGGGACGGAAACCTCTGAAGAAGCAGCGATGAGGCATATGCTGACATTATCCTCTAGAGGCTGTGCCACCTGCTGGAGAGCGCGTTGGTGAGCACGGCTCGCTCGCGGGCAGCAAGGTCAACAAACGCAGCTGGACGTCGAGGGGTAGTGCTCTGATTTTGTTCTTGCTGCTTGCCGCAGTGGTCGCCGTTTCGTCGAATAGGCAGCGAGCAAGTTCTGCATGTAAGGAGATGAGTAGTTAAACCACATGTGTAAACCCATTGAATCAAAAGGTGTCACGGCATCACCTCACCCCAGAATCAACGGCGGTCGGAAGCTCCGGCGGAGAGAGGAATGCGACCCCTGGGCTCACGCACACATTCGCAAACGGCGGCTGGAGGTGAGGTCGAGAAAAGTAACCTTGCCATGCTGTGCGCCCATGCCGCAGTTACCGATAGCGTTTATTTTTCTCGTGGGCTGTCGAAATGGCGGTTTCTTTCTTACTAAGCTGCGTTTCTTTCCTTCACTGGCTCAGACTGCCGGCTGGCGAACATAGCAAGTAGTCCCTTTGTTccattatataaggtgtatttatttTTCACTAAAATTCCATATTATAAGGTGTATTTATGTTTTTCTACAGGATTTCCATTTTTGCCCCTACCCCTGCCTTCCAACTGCACACGTTAGAGCTAACTTTTGGAGTAGTTACCCCCAGTATGCTTCCTCTTGGCAGTTAATTACGTGCAGTATCTTCGTGATTGTTTTTTTCAACCTTGCATGCCATATGACCATCCGGAATTGTTGGAGATATGCATGCCATCTATGGCTCATGCCAAGTATTACCGACTGAGTTAGGGGTATTTGTGTCCCGAATTTCCGAGTATTACCTTATATTTNNNNNNNNNNNNNNNNNNNNNNNNNNNNNNNNNNNNNNNNNNNNNNNNNNNNNNNNNNNNNNNNNNNNNNNNNNNNNNNNNNNNNNNNNNNNNNNNNNNNNNNNNNNNNNNNNNNNNNNNNNNNNNNNNNNNNNNNNNNNNNNNNNNNNNNNNNNNNNNNNNNNNNNNNNNNNNNNNNNNNNNNNNNNNNNNNNNNNNNNNNNNNNNNNNNNNNNNNNNNNNNNNNNNNNNNNNNNNNNNNNNNNNNNNNNNNNNNNNNNNNNNNNNNNNNNNNNNNNNNNNNNNNNNNNNNNNNNNNNNNNNNNNNNNNNNNNNNNNNNNNNNNNNNNNNNNNNNNNNNNNNNNNNNNNNNNNNNNNNNNNNNNNNNNNNNNNNNNNNNNNNNNNNNNNNNNNNNNNNNNNNNNNNNNNNNNNNNNNNNNNNNNNNNNNNNNNNNNNNNNNNNNNNNNNNNNNNNNNNNNNNNNNNNNNNNNNNNNNNNNNNNNNNNNNNNNNNNNNNNNNNNNNNNNNNNNNNNNNNNNNNNNNNNNNNNNNNNNNNGCCCCTCCCGCCTAAGCCCAGAGCCGGCCCTGTGGAGTATGTTTCTGCTAGTTATGCTCTTAATCTCAAATCTGTATGCATATAGTTTGGTGACTTAAGTGGTGTATGGTTGATGTTTTACTGTTTTACACAATATGCTAGCAATTAACATTCTACGGTTTACATTTGCGAACTGATGTGCTCTGCTCTCCTATGGTAGATCACAGAGTTACTGGTGAACATTACTAAGCATGTCCTGAAGCCCAAGCATGAAGTGCTGACTGCAGAAGAAAAAGCGAAGCTCCTGAAGGAGTACAATGTGGTGGATTCACAGGTATGTCTGTCTATAATTTGCTGATAGTACTGTAAAATTTGTTACTGATTTCTAGTATGAACTATATGATAGTGTTCTAAAAGATATGTATTCACAATTGTGGTAACTATCCAGTGAATGCTTTTGTGGGGAATATGTGTGATTTATTTACTATGATCAACTTACGAGCCAAGCACATTTAAAGTGGAAGTACAGTAAAAATATGTTATTATTTCATTGAAATATTTGACTCCAGATCATGgagtttctttcttctcctttttttgccgGATGAGAAAGATCACTAGCTTTAAGACAACACCTGTTCTGGAGATAGCATTTTACAGTTTTCCTCGAGCCAAAAATTGATGGTGTTAAAACAAATGATCCTTCCGGTTACTATTTTCTGATTATTTTTTAAAAGAATTGGGGTGTTTAGTATTCCAACCTTTCACTAGAAATGACAAGAGAACTTTTGTAATTGCAATGTAAAATTCTCCTCACCTATCCACGTGTTGTTTTCAGTTACACTGCAAGCTCCTTACAAGCTGGTAAACAAAATCTTAAATTCAAAATGTATCACCTCCTTTCACTATTATAAGACGTTTTCGACAGACACActaaaatgcgtctatatacatctgattcAGAAAGAAGTTAGAACATCTTTATAAtttggaagggagggagtacttatCTGCCCATGATATGCTTAATAGTCATTGCGGGGTAGTACTGCGTTTTTTCTTCTTGAGTCTTGACATGCCTCAAATGCCAAACCACACTTACTGTTCGCTTGGATTCTATTTTAGTATATATTGATGCCTCATTTTGTCATAAACCACATGTACACCACTTTGCTAAAACTGTTGTTTGTATCTTTCAGTTGCCTCGCATGCTAGAGACCGATGAAGTTGCTCGCTACTATGGCCTTGGCAAGGGAACCGTGGTGAAATTCACATATGACAGCGAGCTCACCGTTGACCATGTGACATACAGATGTATCTTCTGATGGATCCGTTTGGTTTCCATGGGATGAAGGTTGCTGTAGGCCAACGTACTAGCCTACCGTGTTGTCTTCTGTTAGGCCTCGCGGCAATGTAGTTAGAAAACTGTTCCCCATCCTAAGCTATCTGGTAGTCAGTTTCAGATGTTTCTTAGAAAGTCTGGCACAAGTTTGTTTCCGTGGTCACCGCATGTCTTTGAAAACTGAAATGTGTCGTGGATAGTCGCTCAAATGTGATTGTGGGGTTGTCACTGCTGCTGTTGCGTTGCCAGTGTTGTTCATGTTGGTGGTGCTATTTGCGTGTGATTTTCAGGTTGTGAACTTCAGCTTTGCTCATGTTGGTCATGTCTGTTAGCCTCACTGGTTTCAGGAGAAACTCATCTGCTCCTTCCACCTTGCATCTGATTCAGTCATTCAGATCAGAATGAGTTGTGCTTCGGTGCGCCCCTCCTAAAAAAATATGCGCATCTCAAAGCAACTTTAAAAAGGGTATTCTCGTTTAGGCTAATCACGCAACACCTAGGCTGATCGATTCTACCGTCGCTAATTAGTGATTCCTGCGATTCACGTACCACGAGTGAACAATTGGGGTAGAGGCCTTTCCGGAAGAAGACCACTCTGGTTCTTGCGGTGCAGTTCTTCGTGACCACCAGCGTGGCTTCATTGGTGCCGCTACAGCAGTCTTGGAACATGTTGCTCATGTGGTGTCTGCTAAAGCTGCTTCTCTTCGAGAGGGTTTGAAACCAGCTTAAAGAATTGGTTGCAATAACCTGCTGGTTCAAATGGGTAATTTAGTTGTGGTGAAAACATTAAGGCTTAATGAAGGCCATTCTATGGTGGCGGCTCCAATACTAGTAGATGATTGTCCTAAGGAATTGGCGGATTTTGGGATGGTTACTATTCAGTTTTGTAATAGAGTCTAACATGATAGCGCATGAGCTAGCTTAGTGGGGGCGTTCTCACCCTCCGACTTTGTGGTTCGAAGAACCCCCAATTTTATTGCTAAATTTTTTAGCAGACAAATGCAAGTGTTATTTGATTTTAATAAATCTAGCCATGAAGGCATTTCTGTCAAAAAGAAAAACTTAAGGTCACACTAGGCGTCGGTTGATTGGCCTAAATTTCGGTAGGTTGCCACGTGTACGTCAGCTTGGACCTCCCTTTGACCGTACGGTCTGCGTGAGTCAAGCCTGCACGTATAGCGCGGGCGCTGCCCCCATTGCCTGCATGTCCTCTCGGTCACCGACCACCTCCCCTTGCCTGGACGCCCTCCCTCCACCGCCCGCACTGCCGGATGCGCTCATCGCCCTCATTTGGTTGGTTGCAGCTCATCGGTTGCAACACCCATTGATGTCCTCGTCATCACAGTTGCCCCGCTCAGTTGTAACATTTTATGTGCCCGGTCATGGCAAAAATTGTCTTGCTCCTTCGCAGGGCTCGGTGCACCCCTGCTCGCCATCGTCATCTCGCCGGTCTTAGGTTGAAACTTTTAAAAGAGCCTGTTGTGGctatgtcgtggtattctcacggggggtgttgcaagacgacatatgccacaaggtggcttcgtgtgagggcaagactgttgCCGGAATATCCAgagacgggtatgcgagtagcacgcgctagtttacccaggttcggggctctccggagagataacacccctactcctgcatgtctgactaTATCTGATATATctggtacaaagtgctcctggagctgtatctaaggtcagtgccataggcatctggcatCTGGCCTTGTATATGCATATGAGCATAAGTATGTGCTTAACTATGGGTGGATGGATGAATGGATGTCTGTGTGTGCTAGCTAGCTTGCTGGCTATGCATGCGTGAGTGTGTGTCCAGGGAGCCTTGTGGCCGTGAGCATGTGTGCACACCTGTGTGTGAGAGTCCATGGGTGTCCATCccttggatggatggatgtgtgtctTATATAGTGTGGGGgtagcttaggaagtaagctatGTAGGTATGGTAGCTAGCTAGATAGTGACATGGTGGGATGTCacacttgtcccctgggtcacttcataaatagtgcccagggacaagtgtcACTGTACATGATGGCGTCGGGGTACGGTTGTCCCGTcgatgtcttgtcggtgtcgggtcgggctgcagtcggcagccggctggtaggcgcagtcggcagccggcagtcggCAGGGGCGGCCGGgaagtcg
This window encodes:
- the LOC119295623 gene encoding DNA-directed RNA polymerase V subunit 5A-like, which encodes MNQFAPQQSSLAMDSGESSAASNAAHAAMAVDYAPEVAGCVSSMVDLGGAAGVESQRLFLARRTALEMLRDRGYSVPEDEIARTLPEFRAWWSETPEIERLSFSTTLASDESNKVRIVFCPPEPVKIAAIREVYVRIKEENLSCLILILQSKITARARESIKEMFKFKVDVFQITELLVNITKHVLKPKHEVLTAEEKAKLLKEYNVVDSQLPRMLETDEVARYYGLGKGTVVKFTYDSELTVDHVTYRCIF